A single Epinephelus fuscoguttatus linkage group LG13, E.fuscoguttatus.final_Chr_v1 DNA region contains:
- the ftcdnl1 gene encoding formiminotransferase N-terminal subdomain-containing protein codes for MASSSFGRRLVACLLNVSEARRKDLVETVAKAALYNTEGARRKGTTVLNIFNDHDYNRSVITIVASIDSIREAVLSACEKACGLIDMSTHTGVHPCMGAVDLIPIYPLGEEVGVEDCAKEAQAVAQGLTERVQGTSAFLFGWADSPLQRGLAQRRKEMGWFKETPDLQAIRPDMGPQPQKRFGLTGVGASPYVMNCNVTIDTQDIAMGRSIARAIRESTPGGLPGVQVLALPHEGTVEIACNVESVKGSPPGHLSTSEPWPCFSISGQAYCHAPASLITARVAELAGRQGVSTKSTALVGFTPHECRGLAELALSQGIAEFWREQNRIRM; via the exons ATGGCCTCAAGTTCTTTTGGCAGAAGACTGGTGGCATGTCTTCTCAATGTTTCCGAGGCTCGCAGAAAAGACCTGGTGGAGACTGTGGCCAAGGCAGCCTTATACAACACCGAAG GTGCTAGACGCAAGGGGACCACAGTGCTGAACATCTTCAATGACCATGACTACAACCGGTCTGTTATCACCATTGTGGCCAGTATCGACTCTATCA GGGAGGCAGTTCTGTCTGCATGTGAGAAAGCCTGTGGGCTGATCGACATGAGCACTCACACTGGGGTCCACCCATGTATGGGTGCCGTCGACCTTATACCCATCTACCCCCTGGGGGAAGAAGTGGGAGTGGAGGACTGCGCTAAAGAGGCGCAGG ctgtggctcagggACTCACAGAGCGGGTCCAGGGCACCAGTGCCTTCCTGTTTGGCTGGGCAGACTCGCCCCTTCAGCGGGGGCtggcacagaggaggaaggagatggGCTGGTTCAAGGAGACGCCAGACTTGCAGGCAATCAGGCCTGACATGGGACCGCAGCCACAGAAACGGTTTGGTCTCACAG GGGTTGGGGCTAGTCCATACGTCATGAACTGCAATGTCACTATCGACACCCAGGACATAGCCATGGGACGAAGCATCGCCAGAGCCATCAGGGAGTCAACCCCAGGGGGCCTGCCCGGGGTGCAGGTACTGGCTTTGCCACATGAGGGCACTGTGGAAATCGCCTGTAATGTGGAAAGCGTGAAGGGGAGCCCACCTGGTCACCTGTCTACCAGTGAACCATGGCCGTGTTTCAGCATCAGTGGCCAGGCGTATTGTCACGCTCCAGCTTCCCTCATCACAGCGAGGGTTGCAGAGTTGGCAGGGAGGCAGGGGGTCAGCACCAAGAGCACCGCGCTGGTGGGGTTTACCCCCCATGAATGCAGGGGCCTGGCAGAGTTAGCACTGTCTCAAGGGATTGCTGAGTTCTGGAGAGAGCAGAACAGGATCCGTATGTGA
- the lg13h2orf69 gene encoding mitochondrial protein C2orf69 homolog, with product MLAARAVAVGITLISVARTMTSVAAKTSSESRGLHASASRDAHSGCPRHRLQKLLAVPGYDLNRVNDLLLLRPDTDGNTATEPKEKSSNRHVVFFHGDIQNFQEEMALQPEGAQWLSWSLEQVALILGRRFPDRHVWVVRASHMYLHKFSCYHNFVESNMFGAPEHSPYSPDFGAFSHLRALLSHGMERANLPNPLQPQGGADSIPSGFSLTVVGFSKGCVVLNQMVYELAGARADPQLSHFVKCISDMYWLDGGHPGGSETWVTNKQVLKELAASGVSIHAHVTPYEVCDPMRAWVGREHGYFIKTLEEFGAIPSKKLHFEDEPPSIDNHFRVIQDF from the exons ATGCTAGCCGCTCGAGCAGTTGCGGTGGGCATCACTTTGATATCTGTGGCCAGAACGATgacctctgtggcagcaaaGACATCCTCTGAATCCCGGGGGCTGCACGCATCGGCCAGCCGGGATGCACACTCAGGCTGCCCGCGACACAGGCTCCAGAAGCTGCTCGCGGTGCCAGGATACGACCTGAACCGAGTTAACGACCTGCTGCTCCTCCGGCCTGATACAGACGGTAACACTGCTACAGAACCAAAGGAgaagagcagcaacaggcaTGTTGTGTTCTTTCACGGAGATATTCAG AATTTCCAGGAGGAGATGGCTCTGCAGCCTGAAGGAGCGCAGTGGCTGTCCTGGAGTCTGGAGCAGGTCGCCCTCATCCTGGGCCGACGTTTCCCTGACCGACATGTGTGGGTGGTCAGAGCCTCCCACATGTATCTCCACAAGTTCAGCTGCTACCATAACTTTGTGGAGAGCAACATGTTCGGGGCACCAGAGCACTCACCATATTCACCTGACTTTGGAGCATTCAGCCACCtcag GGCCCTGCTGAGCCACGGCATGGAGCGAGCCAACCTACCAAACCCCCTTCAGCCACAAGGAGGCGCTGACAGCATCCCCTCAGGGTTTTCACTGACTGTGGTGGGCTTCAGCAAAGGCTGCGTGGTGCTGAACCAGATGGTATATGAGCTGGCCGGGGCCCGCGCAGACCCTCAGCTGTCGCACTTTGTGAAATGCATCTCGGACATGTACTGGCTGGACGGCGGGCATCCGGGAGGCAGCGAGACCTGGGTGACAAACAAGCAGGTGTTGAAGGAACTTGCTGCCAGTGGAGTGTCAATTCACGCTCACGTGACCCCTTACGAGGTGTGTGACCCAATGCGGGCCTGGGTGGGCCGTGAGCACGGATACTTCATTAAGACCTTGGAGGAGTTTGGGGCCATTCCAAGTAAGAAGCTGCACTTTGAAGACGAACCCCCCTCCATCGACAACCACTTCAGGGTCATCCAGGATTTTTGA